The Salvia miltiorrhiza cultivar Shanhuang (shh) chromosome 2, IMPLAD_Smil_shh, whole genome shotgun sequence DNA window accataaataaatgaagaccggagaaccattttcagccattcgatcatcaagatctacggtggatgcatcatcttgttggatgaatgcagatcctgggtttgaatcctgaaggaagcaaaaaatttatttttttcggatgcattaaatttaacaatgaatgcattaatttatatagcagatgcattaattttaatggttcttatgttctcacgataattatggttctcactataaccgcaccctatagatatatatatatatatatatatatatatatatatatatatatatatatatatatatatatatagggttagcttctaTTGAgatgttaaatattttgagattttgagataaatgaacatattaataaattctttgaacgtaaccaatataactgatgaatatattaatctatttaatttattaaaaaaataggcCATTTGCagggattgaaccccagaccaaTGCGCGTCCATAAAAATTAAtcgacaagttcatcaaaatgtacttatatgatcacttatctcaaaatctcaaaatatttagaaatATCAATTGAACcgattcctatatatatatatattgagagtAATTCAGGCTGAATATTAGTATTCAGGCTCATCcgttaatttatattttagtatcatacgtaaataaataaaagaatttttTGTGTTAGACATCTAAAAGATCTGGTGGACCTATTATACTAGTATGAATCAAAATACTACGGTAAAGTATATTTGCACAAGATTATAAATACATAATACCTTATGGGTGAGCCTGaaccataaaaataaaagaaataatggtgtcaaatggccacattgaacatgcaaacacaatatttggccactaattgaaaaaacataaattatggccattaattaggcaatatgcctaatatacccctaattgggcggactgggtagggtcaggagcgcgggtcgcgtgccgggtaggatcagacacgcgggtcgggttaggcacttatgacactattagtgccataagtgccaatgaattttttttttactccccctgccctgtctaccccccagacctccgaccccacccacccccaagccaaaaggaactttttaaacacttcccctagggtttagatattccatttagggtttagattatccatttagggtttagatgatgttgttgtttctatatttgttctgcatgtttggcacttatgacactaatagtgtcataagtgctaaaaagaccattttactttattttattttggattttcgttggcacttatggcactattagtgccataaaataaaataacaaaagtaaaatttgatttatttttatctagggcgagtaaaaaaattgttgtttttggcttgggggtgggtgggtggggtcgggggtctagGGGGTAGACAGGgtagggggagtaaaaaaaaaatttcgttggcacttatggcactatttagtgccataagtgcctaacccgaccagcgtgcctgatcctacccggcacgcgacccgcgctcctgatcctacccagtccgcccaattaagggcaaaaacgtcccaaagctataaaaatggccaaaatttatgttttttcaatgagtggccataatttgtgttttatgatccattttggctattccaaaattttactcaaaataaaaattgagagTAATTCACTACATACCTTTACaatctaaaaattaaaaataatttatattatactccctccgtcccactctaatagactcatttttttggcacgaaaattaagaaacttactttttagtagtaAAATGGTGTGATCCACACCAATtaaatacactttttttttacttaaaatagaAAACGAATCTATTGGAATgaaacgtcccaaaaaggaaaatgtgccTATTgaagtgggatggagggagtatctaGATTTATTTGAACTATTCtctttaacttttttttgaAGAAACTATTCTCTTTATAATTAAACATCGAGTTTATATTCTTCTATTTTATAGTATGAGGCATCTTGACCTGTAAATTCTCgattcgtattttttttttggggtgatAAAACAGTATCTGTACGTACACTCCAATAGTCCAATTGGACTTTACACTGCATAAACATCAAAGTCAAACACCAAATCGGAAAGCAAAATTAGCAAAATCTAACTCCACATCTTTCACTAGCTACTTACCATTATACCATTTGGACTCTTACTCTCCACTAACACACACTtataattttgatttgtttatttatgaAGTAGAAGAAGTAATGGTAATTAGCAGAAATCCAGCAATAATATAATGGCAATTGTGGTTAAAATTGGTATTGAGGGAATGGATGGGCCCtttccctttcccctttggTAGATGTTCCATCATTACAGCTTTGCCTTCCTCTGGCGCGAGTGTCTTCTTCTGCCACTCCCCACAATCATCTCCCACCATCAAAAGTCAAATGTCTGAAACTTGAGCAAGAGTGTGATTAGAAAACATGTCAGACGGCGGCAAGCCCGCCTTCCTCAACGACAAGCTCTCTAAGCGGACCACCATCTTCGGCCTGCGCCTCTGGGTGGTGGTCGGAATCTGCGTGGGCGCCGCCATCGTCATCCTCCTCTTCCTCATCTCCCTCTGGTTCACCTCCAGAAGAAACAAGAAATCCTCCCACCTCTTACCCCACAAGACCTCCTCCGCCATCCCCATCGTCTCCAGAGAAATCCAGGAAATCCGGACCCACGACGCCGATCCCAAACCCCCTCCCCGCTCCGACCCGGATCCCGAGCCCCCCCACATTGAGAAGCCCCCCCACCGGATTCCCCAGGCCGAGAAAGACGGCGGAGGCCCGGAGGTTTCTCATCTGGGGTGGGGCCACTGGTACACTCTCAGGGAGCTCGAGGAAGCCACCAATGAATTTGCCGATGAGAATGTGATTGGTGAAGGCGGATATGGGATTGTTTACAAAGGAATTTTGGAGGGTAATAATAAGGTTGCTGTCAAGAATTTGCTCAATAACAGGTTTCCCCCATTTCCTCAGATTAAATTGAATTTAACTACTTTGAAATTCGTGATTCATTGTTTATGGTGATTGTTTAAAGGGGTCAAGCGGAGAGAGAGTTTAAGGTTGAAGTGGAAGCAATTGGGCGCGTGCGCCACAAGAATTTAGTGAGGTTGCTTGGTTATTGTGCGGAAGGAACTCACAGGTATACATATATATCACATCCATTCTTGCAGAATTAATGGTGCTTGGTGAATTTCTGAGCATTCGATTGTGTACTAGGATGCTAGTTTATGAGTATGTGAACAATGGGAATTTAGAGCAATGGCTTCATGGAGATGTAGGGCCGTGCAGCCCTCTAACATGGGAGATTCGAATGAACATCATACTTGGAACTGCAAAAGGGTAACCAAACTCATCAATCACTTGACATATTCCATTCCAATTTCCTTCAAGATTGTTGAATTTCCAACAGCTTGACGTATCTGCACGAGTGTCTGGAGCCTAAGGTAGTCCACCGCGACATAAAATCGAGCAACATCTTGCTGGATAGGCAGTGGCACGCCAAGGTGTCCGATTTTGGGCTTGCGAAGCTCATAGGCTCTGAGAAGAGCTACATCACCACGCGAGTCATGGGGACGTTCGGGTGAGTGAGTCTCACTCTCACTCACATTGTTTGTTTCATTTCGCAATGCCATCATGTTTTGCTCGTCTCTGTCTCCAGCTACGTCGCCCCTGAATATGCCAGCACTGGGATGTTGAACGAGAGGAGCGACGTCTACAGCTTTGGCATCCTCATAATGGAGATCATCACGGGGAGGAACCCGGTCGACTACAGCCGCCCTGCAGGGGAGGTATACATCTATCGCCTCAACTTTGATATATTTTGCAAAATTGTGTTTTACTCA harbors:
- the LOC131010811 gene encoding probable serine/threonine-protein kinase At1g01540 translates to MSDGGKPAFLNDKLSKRTTIFGLRLWVVVGICVGAAIVILLFLISLWFTSRRNKKSSHLLPHKTSSAIPIVSREIQEIRTHDADPKPPPRSDPDPEPPHIEKPPHRIPQAEKDGGGPEVSHLGWGHWYTLRELEEATNEFADENVIGEGGYGIVYKGILEGNNKVAVKNLLNNRGQAEREFKVEVEAIGRVRHKNLVRLLGYCAEGTHRMLVYEYVNNGNLEQWLHGDVGPCSPLTWEIRMNIILGTAKGLTYLHECLEPKVVHRDIKSSNILLDRQWHAKVSDFGLAKLIGSEKSYITTRVMGTFGYVAPEYASTGMLNERSDVYSFGILIMEIITGRNPVDYSRPAGEVNLVDWLKAMVSNRNSEGVLDPKLPDKPSSRALKRTLLVALRCVDPNAQKRPKMGHVVHMLEADDFPFRDDRRGGKDHGRSMEKRSCEPGDSSGYESSVQTDRTLLRKEERDDEQ